From a single Halorussus halophilus genomic region:
- a CDS encoding glycosyl hydrolase family 18 protein yields MSEQEVSGERRTFIKSSGALAAVPLVGGVAGAAEDERTEARGSERGEDGDDRRVVGYYPSWASEYGPRDVPYDKITHLNYAFLEPTSEGEVKLAVTGDADPELLEEFREVTHEQPDTSFVFSIQAGWYSGRFSDAASTAERRERFARTAIDLVEKYNFDGIDIDWEYPDGTIREEDPHNLVLLFREIRRQFDELESEDVEDHDDDGDREDGEDDRSYELSMAASANPRIIDTQKVEALSDLVDFLNVMNYDFHGTWNERTHFNAPLYPVPDAPNANPEFTANHAMRHWASKPIAKEKLNFGLPFYGRTFENVQNDQPSDHGLFQPFAGGGARTYGDIMENVRRGTDYEYHWHSEARVPWLYSEADDVFISYDDRHSIREKTKYTVDNDFGGMMCWELSQDPSNVLLETIDRHLARDD; encoded by the coding sequence ATGTCCGAGCAAGAAGTGAGTGGGGAGAGACGCACGTTTATCAAGAGCAGCGGCGCACTGGCAGCGGTACCACTCGTCGGTGGCGTCGCTGGTGCGGCCGAAGACGAACGAACCGAGGCGCGCGGGTCCGAGCGTGGCGAGGACGGCGATGACAGGCGGGTCGTCGGCTACTACCCGTCGTGGGCGAGCGAGTACGGCCCCCGAGACGTGCCGTACGACAAGATAACTCACCTCAACTACGCCTTCCTCGAACCGACCTCGGAGGGCGAGGTGAAACTCGCAGTCACCGGCGACGCTGACCCCGAACTCCTCGAAGAGTTCCGGGAGGTGACCCACGAACAACCGGACACGTCGTTCGTGTTTTCGATCCAAGCCGGTTGGTACTCCGGGCGTTTCTCCGACGCTGCGTCGACGGCCGAACGTCGGGAGCGGTTCGCGCGAACCGCCATCGACCTCGTCGAGAAGTACAACTTCGACGGAATCGACATCGATTGGGAGTACCCAGACGGGACCATCCGCGAAGAGGACCCGCACAATCTGGTATTGCTATTTCGCGAGATTCGACGACAGTTCGACGAACTGGAGAGCGAAGACGTAGAAGACCACGACGACGATGGAGACAGAGAAGACGGTGAAGACGACCGGTCGTACGAACTGAGCATGGCGGCCTCAGCCAACCCACGAATCATCGACACTCAGAAGGTCGAGGCGTTAAGCGACCTCGTAGACTTCCTCAACGTCATGAACTACGACTTCCACGGCACGTGGAACGAGCGGACCCATTTCAACGCGCCGCTGTACCCCGTCCCCGACGCGCCGAACGCGAATCCGGAGTTCACTGCTAACCACGCGATGCGCCACTGGGCGAGCAAGCCCATCGCGAAGGAGAAGCTCAACTTCGGGTTGCCGTTCTACGGCCGGACCTTCGAGAACGTGCAGAACGACCAGCCCAGCGACCACGGCCTGTTCCAGCCGTTCGCGGGCGGGGGAGCCCGGACGTACGGCGACATCATGGAAAACGTTCGACGCGGCACCGACTACGAGTACCACTGGCATTCAGAGGCGCGCGTGCCGTGGCTCTACTCGGAAGCGGACGACGTATTCATCTCGTACGATGACCGCCACTCCATTAGGGAGAAGACGAAATACACTGTGGACAACGACTTCGGCGGGATGATGTGCTGGGAGCTCTCTCAGGACCCCAGCAACGTCCTACTCGAAACTATCGATCGACATCTCGCGCGCGACGACTAA
- a CDS encoding IclR family transcriptional regulator — protein sequence MPGESNTPVRTTARSFDIIETLRELDGARLTEISAHLDLPDSTVHNHLRTLVQRGYVVRSDNTYHVSLRFLEIGEYARSRRKIFEVAEPEIDKLAAETDESASLLVEEDGRGVYVYDAQGETSIPVDTHPGKHVALHATALGKAILAYLPESRVEEIFQRRGLPPRTEKTITDREELTTELETIRETGYAVDSEERVRGVRCVAVAIKNENGQVIGAVSVSGPASRVAVDPDEQLLDELMRTKNIVELKLAHA from the coding sequence ATGCCTGGCGAGTCCAACACCCCCGTCCGAACGACTGCCCGATCGTTCGACATCATCGAGACCCTGCGCGAACTCGACGGGGCCCGCCTTACGGAGATTTCCGCCCACCTCGACCTCCCCGATAGCACGGTCCACAACCACCTCAGAACGCTCGTCCAACGGGGTTACGTCGTCAGAAGTGACAACACCTACCACGTTAGCCTCCGATTCCTCGAAATCGGCGAATACGCCCGCTCTCGCCGGAAGATTTTCGAGGTGGCCGAACCGGAGATCGACAAACTGGCCGCGGAAACCGACGAGTCGGCGAGCCTTCTCGTAGAAGAGGACGGACGCGGCGTCTACGTCTATGACGCCCAGGGCGAGACCTCCATCCCGGTCGATACGCACCCGGGGAAACACGTCGCGCTCCACGCCACCGCCCTCGGTAAGGCTATCCTCGCGTACCTGCCCGAGAGTCGGGTCGAGGAGATATTCCAACGCCGAGGCTTGCCGCCTCGCACGGAGAAGACGATAACTGACCGCGAGGAACTCACGACGGAACTGGAGACGATTCGGGAAACAGGGTACGCCGTCGACAGCGAAGAGCGCGTGCGCGGGGTCCGCTGCGTCGCGGTCGCAATCAAGAACGAGAACGGCCAGGTCATCGGCGCCGTCAGCGTCTCCGGCCCGGCCAGTCGCGTCGCAGTCGACCCAGACGAGCAACTGCTGGACGAACTCATGCGAACAAAGAACATCGTCGAACTGAAACTCGCGCACGCTTGA
- a CDS encoding MBL fold metallo-hydrolase: MVKNITAAKLADKIDADEQFTLIDTRPEDSFEAWHVQNAENVPYDPEEGLNEEQLNEVNALVQGRPVVAICGKGLTSTPFAFELDEHGYDDAEVVTGGMEEWSKLYEVVPIESTNDDLVVQQIQRRAKGCLGYVVGSKQAEEAVVVDATRQTDQFKVAAQDAGLSIARVFDTHVHADHISGSPALANEVGVPYHLGEVASDRGVEYEYDPLSDGETVAVGDIEIEALHTPGHTSEMMNYLIDGDLLLTGDTLFVDSVGRTELQFGADDASRGAQLLYDSLHETLLELPDDIKVLPGHLTVTSDGRYENGSPGEPLTARLGDLREELDLLGLDKESFVERLTENAPEKPPNYETVIDVNTGKETIDDESEATELELGPNNCAA; this comes from the coding sequence ATGGTCAAGAACATTACCGCAGCGAAACTCGCAGACAAGATTGACGCCGACGAACAGTTCACACTTATCGACACGCGTCCCGAGGACAGTTTCGAGGCATGGCACGTCCAGAACGCGGAGAACGTGCCGTACGACCCCGAAGAAGGGTTGAACGAGGAGCAACTTAACGAGGTGAACGCGTTAGTACAGGGTCGCCCAGTGGTCGCAATCTGTGGCAAAGGCCTGACCTCGACGCCGTTCGCGTTCGAACTAGACGAACACGGCTACGACGACGCGGAGGTCGTCACCGGTGGGATGGAAGAATGGAGTAAACTCTACGAAGTCGTCCCCATAGAGTCAACCAACGACGACCTCGTCGTTCAGCAAATCCAGCGTCGGGCGAAGGGCTGTCTAGGGTACGTCGTTGGTTCGAAGCAAGCAGAGGAGGCAGTCGTGGTCGACGCGACCAGACAGACCGACCAGTTCAAAGTCGCTGCGCAGGATGCTGGACTCTCGATTGCACGAGTCTTCGATACGCACGTTCACGCCGATCACATCTCCGGAAGTCCCGCCCTCGCGAACGAGGTCGGCGTCCCTTACCACCTCGGAGAGGTAGCCAGCGACCGCGGCGTCGAGTACGAATACGACCCGTTGTCTGACGGTGAAACTGTCGCAGTCGGAGACATCGAGATCGAGGCACTCCACACGCCGGGCCACACCTCCGAGATGATGAACTATCTAATCGACGGCGACCTTCTGTTGACCGGCGATACGCTGTTCGTCGACTCGGTCGGGCGAACGGAACTCCAGTTCGGTGCCGACGACGCCTCGCGCGGAGCGCAACTGTTGTACGATTCGCTCCACGAGACCCTTCTCGAACTGCCAGACGATATCAAGGTGCTACCGGGCCACCTAACCGTCACGAGCGATGGCCGCTACGAGAACGGTTCGCCCGGTGAACCGCTTACGGCCCGACTTGGCGACCTGCGCGAGGAACTCGACCTCCTTGGACTCGATAAGGAATCGTTCGTCGAGCGGTTGACCGAGAACGCCCCCGAGAAGCCGCCGAACTACGAGACGGTCATCGACGTCAACACCGGTAAAGAGACCATCGACGACGAGAGCGAGGCGACGGAACTTGAACTCGGCCCGAACAACTGCGCCGCATAG
- a CDS encoding 5'-nucleotidase C-terminal domain-containing protein, whose translation MSTEEPAVGRWRNLDGSIAGRQEGDPDLVFGHVSDLHGQLTPRNQIYYDNSTAGPDFEFGDDDRVIDRAGGIPVLAAKLDELRADHEVCTLMSGDTFHGSAVTTYTNGRAMLDPINEHVNPDVYVPGNWDYSNEAAEDGNFVELMADLDAPVLANNLYDRETDDLLYDPYRILDVGGLSVGVVGMTNVYVDRMAPAFYEGKYRFGKHPALLEESAHAAREDGADVVVAVTEIGLPWMVQAAKDCARVDVMFSAHTHEYTYDPIVVEETETIVVESGMGEALGRVDLRVQNSEVQFRHHLYCLTEDGEYTPEPDDTASETVESVRAPFYEDDPGFERGAGTLERPLDTVVGRTEKPLYRQAFLESAWNTLFNDALRDHFDADLAVSHGFRYGTAIPRGEITLEELYTFFPMATPVARGVAYGQQLKSHMEEFLVDNFTPYPYDQEDGRVRNFSSNVEVTIDPTAKRGRRLVEMRVDGDPIDPEETYSVATFRRPGDPERDLGNCGFPFQDVEVDDGKIPVDVIVDFLNDNSPVEYEVMGLVETADDGGRAQNTPADGPYPFIQPGVDYSEGEAYCETAMIPSENDFPEEGRNRTR comes from the coding sequence ATGAGTACGGAGGAGCCAGCAGTTGGTCGATGGCGGAACCTCGACGGGAGTATCGCCGGGCGTCAGGAGGGCGACCCCGATCTGGTGTTTGGCCACGTAAGTGACCTACACGGACAACTGACTCCCCGAAATCAGATATACTACGACAATTCGACCGCTGGCCCAGACTTCGAGTTCGGCGACGACGACCGAGTCATCGACCGGGCCGGTGGCATCCCAGTACTCGCAGCCAAACTCGACGAACTCCGAGCAGACCACGAGGTCTGCACACTGATGAGCGGGGACACGTTCCACGGCTCAGCGGTGACGACGTACACCAATGGACGGGCCATGCTCGACCCCATCAACGAGCACGTCAACCCCGACGTCTACGTCCCTGGCAACTGGGATTACTCGAACGAGGCCGCCGAGGACGGTAACTTCGTCGAGTTGATGGCCGACCTCGACGCGCCAGTCCTTGCGAACAACCTCTACGACCGGGAGACGGACGACCTGCTGTACGACCCGTACCGAATCCTCGACGTCGGCGGTCTGTCTGTCGGGGTCGTCGGGATGACCAACGTCTACGTCGACCGAATGGCGCCCGCGTTCTACGAGGGGAAGTACCGCTTCGGAAAACATCCCGCGCTCTTGGAGGAATCGGCGCACGCCGCCCGCGAGGACGGTGCCGACGTCGTCGTGGCGGTCACCGAAATCGGCCTTCCGTGGATGGTCCAGGCGGCCAAGGACTGTGCGAGGGTTGACGTCATGTTCAGCGCCCACACGCACGAGTACACGTACGACCCCATCGTCGTCGAGGAGACGGAGACGATAGTCGTCGAGTCCGGTATGGGCGAAGCGCTCGGCCGAGTAGACCTGCGTGTCCAAAATAGTGAAGTGCAGTTCCGCCACCACCTCTACTGTCTGACCGAGGACGGCGAGTACACTCCCGAGCCGGACGACACGGCGAGCGAGACGGTTGAGTCAGTCCGAGCGCCGTTCTACGAGGACGACCCGGGATTCGAACGGGGAGCCGGAACGCTCGAACGACCGCTGGATACGGTCGTCGGACGGACTGAGAAGCCACTCTACCGTCAGGCGTTTCTCGAGAGTGCGTGGAACACGCTGTTCAACGACGCGCTTCGAGACCACTTCGACGCAGACCTCGCCGTCTCGCACGGATTCCGGTACGGGACCGCCATTCCGCGCGGCGAAATCACGCTCGAAGAACTGTACACGTTCTTCCCGATGGCGACGCCCGTCGCTCGTGGTGTCGCGTACGGCCAACAGCTGAAAAGTCACATGGAAGAGTTTCTCGTGGACAACTTCACGCCGTACCCCTACGACCAGGAAGATGGCCGCGTCAGAAACTTCTCCTCGAACGTCGAGGTGACCATCGACCCGACAGCCAAACGCGGTCGTCGTCTCGTCGAGATGCGTGTCGATGGCGACCCGATCGACCCCGAGGAGACGTACTCGGTCGCGACGTTCCGCCGACCCGGCGACCCAGAGCGCGACCTCGGTAACTGCGGCTTCCCGTTCCAAGATGTCGAGGTCGACGACGGTAAGATTCCGGTCGACGTCATCGTCGATTTCCTCAATGACAATTCGCCCGTCGAGTACGAAGTGATGGGGCTTGTCGAAACAGCAGACGATGGCGGCCGCGCTCAGAACACTCCCGCGGATGGACCGTATCCGTTCATCCAACCCGGCGTTGACTACAGTGAGGGTGAGGCGTATTGTGAAACGGCGATGATTCCGAGTGAAAATGATTTCCCGGAGGAGGGCCGGAACCGCACTCGATAG
- a CDS encoding glycoside hydrolase family 18 protein, with protein sequence MSNDDNQSSSSIGRKLTPNASRRRFLKGTGALAVTSTLASGSASAHGSYGNRVVGYYPGWAGSYEPADVPYDKLTHLNFAFLEPQSDGTVVVGSQSKKDRLSELSNYDDTGTVFILSISAGWYSGTFSDAASTAERRQRFAKTAVDIMEQYQFDGLDLDWEYPDGSIRAEDPHNFSLLLEACRNELDARFGSWTHLTMAASPNPNIVDDAYEVETIDGYLDHINVMTYDYHGDWSNDTNFNAPFDSPPGDPDGQQDWNTTNHMQYWASKPIANDKLLMGMPFYGRSYSGVAGTNDGLFNSFSSSTSETYYDIVQNIKPQADYEYHWHPDAQVPWLYSAAEDTFVSYDNVDSIKNKVDFVKNNGFGGAMCWELSQDPSNTLIGTMHDNLH encoded by the coding sequence ATGTCAAACGACGACAACCAATCGTCGAGTAGCATCGGACGGAAACTGACCCCGAACGCGTCGAGGCGGCGGTTCCTCAAAGGAACCGGCGCTCTGGCGGTAACCAGCACGCTCGCCTCCGGCAGCGCGTCGGCACATGGGAGTTACGGCAACCGCGTCGTCGGGTACTACCCCGGTTGGGCGGGCAGTTACGAGCCCGCGGACGTCCCCTACGACAAACTCACGCACCTGAACTTCGCGTTCCTCGAACCGCAGTCCGACGGCACAGTCGTCGTTGGCAGCCAGTCGAAGAAGGACCGACTCAGCGAGTTGTCGAACTACGACGACACCGGCACCGTATTCATCCTTTCGATAAGTGCGGGCTGGTACTCCGGGACGTTCTCGGACGCCGCGTCGACGGCCGAGCGTCGCCAACGGTTCGCGAAGACCGCCGTCGACATCATGGAGCAGTACCAGTTCGACGGCCTCGACCTCGACTGGGAGTACCCGGACGGGTCGATTCGCGCTGAGGACCCGCACAACTTCTCGCTCCTGCTGGAGGCGTGTCGAAACGAACTCGACGCCCGGTTCGGCTCATGGACTCACCTGACGATGGCGGCCTCGCCGAACCCGAACATCGTCGACGACGCCTACGAGGTCGAGACCATCGACGGCTACCTCGACCACATCAACGTCATGACCTACGACTACCACGGTGATTGGAGCAACGACACCAACTTCAATGCACCGTTTGACTCGCCGCCTGGCGACCCGGACGGCCAGCAAGACTGGAACACCACCAACCACATGCAGTACTGGGCCAGCAAGCCCATCGCAAACGACAAGCTACTCATGGGCATGCCGTTCTACGGCCGGTCATACTCCGGCGTGGCAGGCACCAACGACGGGCTGTTCAATTCGTTCAGTTCCTCGACGTCCGAGACGTACTACGACATCGTCCAGAACATCAAACCGCAGGCGGACTACGAGTACCACTGGCATCCCGACGCGCAGGTGCCGTGGCTCTACTCGGCGGCGGAGGACACGTTCGTCTCCTACGATAACGTTGACTCGATCAAGAACAAGGTCGACTTCGTGAAGAACAACGGTTTCGGTGGGGCCATGTGCTGGGAGCTTTCTCAGGACCCCAGCAACACCCTCATCGGAACGATGCACGACAATCTCCACTGA